One part of the Leucobacter triazinivorans genome encodes these proteins:
- a CDS encoding ParB family protein: MSARPERKRSTLSGRNPIAPAAETPQEPPAAAPAPVAPATPAESATEPQAAAPKKRSKYPPKVSFYQEQEDTDRIRGAIMHTIPYEGVRSLSQFLSGAAMKEVERLERQYNGGKPFPPVGARELPQGRPMGE, from the coding sequence ATGAGCGCCCGACCCGAACGCAAACGCTCCACCCTCAGCGGGCGGAACCCCATCGCACCGGCCGCTGAGACGCCGCAGGAGCCTCCCGCAGCCGCTCCCGCGCCTGTCGCACCGGCCACGCCTGCAGAGAGCGCCACAGAGCCGCAGGCGGCCGCACCGAAGAAGCGCAGCAAGTACCCGCCCAAGGTGTCGTTCTACCAGGAGCAGGAGGACACTGACCGCATCCGTGGCGCGATCATGCACACCATCCCCTACGAAGGCGTGCGCAGCCTCTCGCAGTTCCTCAGCGGGGCCGCTATGAAGGAAGTCGAGCGGCTAGAGCGCCAGTACAACGGCGGCAAGCCGTTTCCGCCCGTGGGGGCTCGAGAACTGCCCCAGGGCAGACCGATGGGGGAGTGA
- a CDS encoding helix-turn-helix domain-containing protein, whose amino-acid sequence MELNGAQIEALADLLVDSHDELLSSLVKMRKKHGLSQEQVAERMGISQPAVASFERYDANPTLATIRRYALAVQASIEHRVVDQCCILVAREATGGASRSMSWNPRQSVEWEWAAGETHVKAFVNA is encoded by the coding sequence ATGGAACTGAACGGTGCTCAGATTGAAGCGCTCGCTGATCTGCTCGTTGACTCGCATGACGAGTTGCTGAGCAGCTTGGTCAAGATGCGCAAGAAGCATGGTCTAAGCCAAGAACAGGTTGCTGAGCGTATGGGCATTAGCCAGCCTGCGGTTGCATCATTCGAACGTTACGACGCCAATCCAACCTTGGCTACCATTCGACGGTATGCGTTGGCAGTTCAGGCTTCTATCGAGCATCGTGTAGTCGACCAGTGCTGCATCTTGGTTGCTCGGGAAGCCACTGGAGGTGCGAGCCGTTCCATGAGTTGGAATCCGCGACAGTCGGTGGAATGGGAATGGGCGGCTGGCGAAACCCATGTGAAGGCGTTTGTGAATGCCTGA
- a CDS encoding DUF6349 family protein, producing MHGEPTLFDMAEFEREAVAATPWEGVPLRYVTDYHHPDDLAAAFERWTGEHGNFGCLMRSHMWHRAYFGRQDVAASDEAHELHMLNADTRCDLAEHDHAMPGWRALPILPTNLSTADEKKARAAAAKWCAENYPAEWQRPGAPVISRRGPYGGRHVGGRSPFGGYDLAAPND from the coding sequence ATGCACGGAGAGCCGACCCTGTTCGATATGGCCGAGTTCGAGCGCGAGGCCGTGGCCGCGACCCCCTGGGAAGGCGTGCCCCTGCGGTACGTCACCGACTACCACCACCCCGACGACCTCGCGGCCGCGTTCGAGCGGTGGACCGGCGAACACGGGAACTTCGGATGCCTGATGCGCTCGCACATGTGGCACCGCGCGTACTTCGGTCGGCAGGACGTCGCCGCTAGCGACGAGGCCCACGAGCTGCACATGCTCAACGCCGACACCCGGTGCGACCTCGCAGAGCACGACCACGCGATGCCCGGATGGAGAGCCCTGCCGATCCTGCCGACGAACCTCAGCACCGCCGACGAGAAGAAGGCGCGCGCCGCGGCGGCCAAGTGGTGCGCAGAGAACTACCCCGCCGAGTGGCAGCGTCCCGGCGCACCCGTCATCAGTCGACGCGGCCCGTACGGCGGCCGCCACGTCGGCGGCCGCTCCCCCTTCGGCGGCTACGACCTCGCCGCCCCGAACGACTGA
- a CDS encoding glutaredoxin domain-containing protein → MTKMMLDSKGIPYVEVNITEHPEAREYVTEELGYTVAPVVVVDDDDHWCDLRPDQIERVAAHFAA, encoded by the coding sequence ATGACGAAGATGATGCTGGACAGCAAGGGCATCCCGTACGTCGAGGTCAACATCACCGAGCACCCCGAAGCGCGCGAGTACGTGACCGAGGAACTGGGCTACACCGTGGCCCCCGTCGTCGTGGTCGACGATGACGATCACTGGTGCGACCTCCGACCCGACCAGATCGAGCGCGTCGCCGCTCACTTCGCAGCCTGA
- a CDS encoding ParA family protein, which translates to MTARILALCNQKGGVGKSTTTFHLARAAVLAGRSVLAVDLDPQGNLTTSIAAETVEEDQPGLADALSKHADETLRDVIVPGLWPGLDLVPTSGVELGSVRDELVIAGAGRESRLRAALREVADDYDLILIDCAPSLDQLTSNGLTAADGVVVVTHSKLWSANGLTQLLDTIALVREHYNAQLDVAGILINQHEENTVSGRAWLDDLTEAAEARGLRVLTPPVPKRVVIADAVEASKGLDEWGSAEATALSGLYSGHLTTLEGVRA; encoded by the coding sequence GTGACCGCTCGAATCCTCGCCCTCTGCAATCAGAAGGGCGGCGTCGGCAAGAGCACGACGACATTCCACCTGGCCCGCGCCGCGGTGCTGGCTGGGCGTAGCGTGCTCGCCGTCGACCTCGACCCGCAGGGAAACCTCACGACGTCGATCGCAGCCGAAACCGTCGAGGAAGATCAGCCCGGCCTAGCCGATGCGCTGAGCAAGCACGCCGACGAGACGCTGCGCGACGTCATCGTGCCGGGACTGTGGCCCGGCCTCGACCTCGTGCCGACGTCGGGCGTCGAGCTCGGCAGTGTGCGCGATGAACTCGTGATCGCCGGAGCGGGCCGAGAGAGCCGCCTACGCGCCGCGCTGCGCGAGGTTGCAGACGACTATGACCTGATCCTCATCGACTGCGCGCCGAGCCTTGACCAGCTCACCAGCAACGGCCTGACGGCCGCGGACGGGGTAGTGGTCGTGACGCACTCGAAGCTGTGGAGCGCCAACGGCCTGACGCAGCTCCTCGACACGATCGCGCTCGTGCGCGAGCACTACAACGCGCAGCTCGACGTCGCCGGCATCCTCATCAACCAGCACGAGGAGAACACCGTCAGCGGCCGCGCCTGGCTCGACGACCTCACCGAGGCGGCCGAGGCACGCGGACTGCGCGTGCTCACCCCGCCGGTTCCCAAGCGCGTCGTGATCGCGGATGCCGTCGAAGCATCCAAGGGCCTCGACGAGTGGGGGAGCGCCGAAGCAACCGCCCTCAGCGGCCTCTACAGCGGCCACCTGACCACCCTCGAAGGAGTACGCGCATGA
- a CDS encoding single-stranded DNA-binding protein: protein MSYITRTGNLAATPTLREGDNGPYTYARVLVSDRIRQEDGSYTDGPTVAYDVAVSGNQAQNLVEAAEESGNIRVTFSGRYRVTEYKGDQGSRLQHEVRADEIAVSLRGQSVRVVGKPSTADQGDDTPF, encoded by the coding sequence ATGAGCTACATCACCCGCACCGGCAACCTCGCCGCAACGCCCACCCTCCGCGAAGGGGACAACGGCCCGTACACCTACGCCCGCGTCCTCGTCAGCGATCGCATCCGCCAGGAGGACGGCAGCTACACCGACGGCCCCACCGTCGCCTACGACGTCGCCGTGAGCGGCAACCAGGCGCAGAACCTCGTCGAGGCGGCCGAGGAGTCGGGGAACATCCGCGTCACGTTCTCCGGCCGCTACCGCGTCACCGAGTACAAGGGCGACCAGGGGAGCCGCTTGCAGCACGAGGTCCGAGCCGACGAAATCGCGGTGAGCCTGCGCGGGCAGAGCGTCCGCGTGGTCGGCAAGCCCTCGACCGCCGACCAGGGCGACGACACCCCGTTCTGA
- a CDS encoding ArdC-like ssDNA-binding domain-containing protein → MARTVKNTKSPEERRAEAEALQATIAEQVEALRESETWARFLTFAQSFHRYSLGNLLLIFAQCPEASHVAGYRTWQKLNRQVRKGERGIRIFGGRDVRETVENEQTGEEEEQRRVRFFPVSVFDMGQTDLIDEEAGDPADIARQLTGDDPAGIFDAVADYLTGKGWTVEREQIAGGANGYTTTDGTQRVVIDADLSPAQAAKTALHEAAHVILHAEEDHAEYVEHRGIKETEAESVAYIVAGILGLDTSAYSVGYVAGWSKCEAETIKATAANVLRTAHALADAITEPAPEPVAA, encoded by the coding sequence ATGGCACGCACGGTCAAGAACACCAAGAGCCCCGAGGAGCGTCGCGCCGAGGCCGAGGCCCTGCAAGCGACGATCGCGGAACAGGTCGAGGCGCTGCGCGAGTCCGAGACGTGGGCGCGGTTCCTGACGTTCGCGCAGTCGTTCCACCGCTACAGCCTGGGGAACCTGCTGCTGATCTTCGCCCAGTGCCCCGAGGCGTCGCACGTCGCCGGTTACCGGACGTGGCAGAAGCTCAACCGCCAGGTGCGCAAGGGTGAGCGCGGAATCCGCATCTTCGGCGGCCGCGACGTGCGCGAGACGGTCGAGAACGAGCAGACCGGCGAGGAGGAGGAACAGCGCCGCGTGCGATTCTTCCCGGTGTCCGTGTTCGACATGGGACAGACCGACCTCATCGACGAGGAAGCGGGCGACCCGGCCGACATTGCGCGACAGCTCACCGGAGACGACCCCGCGGGCATCTTCGACGCCGTGGCCGACTACCTCACCGGCAAGGGCTGGACCGTCGAGCGCGAGCAGATCGCCGGAGGCGCGAACGGGTACACCACCACCGACGGCACGCAGCGCGTCGTGATCGACGCGGACCTCTCCCCCGCTCAGGCAGCCAAGACCGCCCTTCACGAGGCCGCCCACGTCATCCTGCACGCCGAGGAAGATCACGCCGAGTACGTCGAGCACCGCGGGATCAAGGAAACCGAGGCCGAGAGCGTCGCCTACATCGTCGCCGGGATTCTCGGACTCGACACGAGCGCCTACAGCGTCGGCTACGTCGCCGGGTGGAGCAAGTGCGAGGCCGAGACGATCAAGGCCACCGCGGCAAACGTGCTGCGCACCGCGCACGCCCTGGCCGACGCGATCACCGAGCCCGCCCCCGAGCCCGTCGCCGCGTAA